In one window of Thermodesulfobacteriota bacterium DNA:
- a CDS encoding nucleoside deaminase: MSDKGLKLVLPKWVAGFVEDREASYPDIEDRMRLVIDLARKNIEAGTGGPFGAAVFDMRTHRLISVGINQVELLNCSVLHAEIVALILAQEKSRNYDLGASGMPECELVSSVEPCAMCFGAIPWSGIRRLAYGASEKDVEAIGFDEGDKVDDWAGSLIRRGIDVQKEVCRTEADKVLKEYKRMGGKIYNPRRE; this comes from the coding sequence ATGAGCGACAAAGGACTGAAACTTGTATTGCCGAAATGGGTCGCCGGTTTTGTTGAGGACCGGGAAGCGTCATATCCGGATATAGAGGACAGGATGAGGCTTGTGATCGACCTGGCAAGGAAGAATATTGAGGCGGGCACCGGAGGCCCTTTTGGAGCAGCCGTATTCGATATGCGTACTCACAGGCTGATATCCGTTGGAATCAACCAGGTAGAACTCTTGAACTGTTCAGTCCTTCACGCAGAGATAGTGGCCTTGATACTTGCCCAGGAAAAATCAAGGAATTATGACCTTGGCGCGTCTGGAATGCCTGAGTGCGAACTTGTCTCCAGCGTGGAGCCATGCGCCATGTGTTTCGGCGCAATCCCCTGGTCTGGAATAAGGAGACTTGCATACGGCGCTTCGGAAAAGGATGTCGAAGCGATAGGTTTTGACGAGGGCGATAAGGTCGACGACTGGGCCGGCTCGCTTATCCGGCGCGGCATAGACGTCCAAAAAGAGGTCTGCCGGACCGAAGCCGATAAGGTGCTGAAGGAATATAAAAGGATGGGTGGGAAGATCTATAACCCCAGGCGGGAATGA
- a CDS encoding nucleoside deaminase, producing the protein MDPFLLVAIEEAERSLNEGGIPIGSILVHSGAIVGRGHNRRVQKGSVILHGEMDALENAGRQSAAFYRACTLYTTLSPCSMCSGAILLYGIPSVVIGENRSFLGEEHRLSAHGVRVQVLQDQRCIQLMRDFIQSHPNLWAEDIGK; encoded by the coding sequence ATGGATCCGTTTCTTCTCGTTGCGATCGAAGAGGCGGAGCGCAGCCTGAATGAGGGTGGCATACCTATCGGCTCCATACTCGTGCATTCAGGCGCCATCGTCGGCCGCGGTCATAATCGTCGCGTACAGAAGGGCAGCGTTATTCTACATGGCGAGATGGACGCGCTCGAGAACGCCGGGCGCCAATCCGCCGCATTCTACCGTGCGTGCACCCTATACACGACCCTTTCGCCATGCTCCATGTGCAGCGGAGCCATCCTGCTCTACGGCATTCCAAGCGTTGTCATTGGAGAGAACCGGTCATTTTTGGGGGAAGAGCATCGGCTTTCAGCCCACGGCGTTAGGGTCCAGGTCCTCCAGGACCAGCGCTGCATCCAGCTTATGCGCGATTTTATCCAGAGCCATCCTAATCTCTGGGCCGAAGACATCGGCAAGTGA
- the dps gene encoding DNA protection during starvation protein, with protein MANVARDMVEKAGIDIGQLLDLLIRNASAELTTYYYYTILRVNLIGMEGEVAKEIAETARIEDRNHFEALVPRIYELGGKLPDSMNDFHDISACKPARLPADPRDVKAILKVLVEAERCAVRGYTNICNLTAGKDHRTYDLALSILNEEIEHESWFSEFLGEGASGHFMRRGDTSPFVSKFLK; from the coding sequence ATGGCAAATGTCGCGAGGGATATGGTGGAAAAGGCAGGGATCGACATCGGTCAGTTGCTGGACCTGCTTATAAGAAACGCCTCTGCGGAACTGACGACCTATTATTATTATACGATCCTCAGGGTGAACCTTATCGGCATGGAAGGGGAGGTGGCCAAGGAGATAGCGGAGACTGCCCGCATAGAGGACAGAAACCATTTCGAAGCCCTGGTTCCACGCATCTACGAGCTTGGGGGGAAATTGCCGGACAGCATGAACGACTTCCATGACATTTCAGCTTGCAAGCCGGCCAGGCTGCCGGCAGACCCGAGGGATGTCAAGGCGATACTTAAGGTGCTGGTAGAGGCAGAAAGGTGCGCTGTCAGGGGTTATACGAACATTTGTAACCTGACCGCTGGAAAGGACCATCGTACATACGATCTCGCGCTCTCTATTCTTAACGAGGAGATAGAGCATGAGTCCTGGTTCTCCGAGTTCCTGGGCGAAGGGGCTTCAGGCCACTTTATGAGAAGGGGCGATACGTCTCCATTTGTCTCGAAGTTCCTGAAGTAA